Proteins encoded in a region of the Leifsonia sp. PS1209 genome:
- a CDS encoding metalloregulator ArsR/SmtB family transcription factor, which produces MADIFDVIADATRRDILRVLLDRHADDVHSSGEISVSEIVSTLELSQPTVSKHLKVLREAGLVSVREEGQHRYYRLDAAPLEAVEDWVIPFTASDVDLAAIEDQLADETREFASTVGKVLADTGHRVTTAVERVTPRKWRRD; this is translated from the coding sequence ATGGCCGACATCTTTGACGTGATCGCGGATGCGACGCGGCGCGACATCCTGCGAGTGCTTCTCGACCGCCATGCCGACGATGTCCATTCCTCCGGAGAGATATCGGTCTCCGAGATCGTGTCGACACTGGAATTGAGCCAGCCGACGGTCTCCAAGCACCTCAAGGTGCTGCGCGAGGCCGGGCTCGTCTCGGTTCGCGAGGAGGGTCAGCACCGCTACTACCGGCTGGATGCTGCACCCCTGGAGGCCGTCGAGGACTGGGTCATTCCGTTCACGGCATCCGATGTCGACCTCGCGGCGATCGAAGACCAGCTGGCCGACGAGACGCGTGAGTTCGCGAGCACGGTCGGCAAGGTGCTCGCCGACACCGGCCACCGGGTGACCACCGCCGTGGAGCGCGTGACGCCCCGCAAATGGCGTCGCGACTGA
- a CDS encoding helix-turn-helix domain-containing protein, with protein sequence MARDLSDVRFLTVAEVADMMRVSRMTVYRLVHSGELPAIRFGRSFRVPESAVTQALENHVADTA encoded by the coding sequence ATGGCACGCGATCTCTCGGATGTGCGCTTCCTGACGGTCGCCGAGGTGGCCGACATGATGCGCGTCTCCCGCATGACCGTGTACCGCCTCGTGCACTCGGGGGAACTCCCCGCCATCCGTTTCGGGCGCTCCTTCCGGGTGCCGGAATCGGCCGTAACACAGGCTCTTGAGAATCACGTCGCCGACACAGCGTGA
- a CDS encoding AURKAIP1/COX24 domain-containing protein, whose amino-acid sequence MGSVIKKRRKRMAKKKHRKLLRKTRHQRRNKK is encoded by the coding sequence GTGGGTTCCGTTATCAAAAAGCGTCGCAAGCGTATGGCGAAGAAGAAGCACCGCAAGCTTCTTCGCAAGACGCGCCACCAGCGTCGCAACAAGAAGTAG
- a CDS encoding glutaredoxin family protein produces MSSVSLTLIGKPGCHLCDDAREVIGAVIGDLPPGAPTVVVDERNILEEPELHAQYVEDIPVVLVDGRVHTYWRVDPARLRTALLEVR; encoded by the coding sequence GTGTCCAGCGTCTCCCTCACCCTGATCGGCAAGCCGGGGTGCCACCTCTGCGATGACGCCCGTGAGGTGATCGGCGCCGTGATCGGCGACCTGCCTCCCGGAGCACCGACCGTCGTGGTGGACGAGCGGAACATCCTGGAGGAGCCCGAGCTGCACGCGCAGTACGTCGAGGACATCCCCGTGGTGCTCGTCGATGGCAGGGTCCACACCTATTGGCGCGTCGATCCTGCGCGTCTCCGCACCGCACTCCTGGAGGTCCGATGA
- a CDS encoding Dabb family protein produces MTIRHVVSWKLATSDDSERAEQAAAVKAGLESLPATIPEILALEVGVNALSADNFDVVLISDFADEDALQRYVDHPDHQRVAAFIRSVVGGRSAVDFLV; encoded by the coding sequence ATGACCATTCGCCATGTCGTCTCGTGGAAGCTCGCCACCTCGGATGATTCCGAGCGCGCAGAGCAGGCCGCGGCCGTGAAGGCCGGCCTGGAGTCGCTGCCCGCGACCATCCCGGAGATCCTCGCGCTGGAAGTCGGGGTGAACGCGCTGAGCGCGGACAACTTCGACGTCGTGCTGATCAGCGACTTCGCCGACGAGGATGCACTGCAGCGCTACGTCGACCACCCGGATCACCAGCGGGTCGCCGCGTTCATCCGGTCGGTGGTCGGCGGTCGTTCCGCCGTCGACTTCCTCGTCTGA
- a CDS encoding GntR family transcriptional regulator — translation MPLPVKDTAPVERQLLRDVVYNRLYDGILDGTLEPGETLLDEKLTAWLGVSRTPIREALMKLAEIGLVEMAPNRYTRVAPIDMRAIDEAVYISGLLHERAARNAVPALDNAAVSRLDKLAKEAKKLAKSGDLPALGHALNEFFLEFERNTGNDVLVSVSEGLSPQLLRYISVWQRPFDTDDLPARIAEIAAAAKERDGEKAGDLVKALYAPSHAQFLADYRRTDAEIDDTPIV, via the coding sequence ATGCCGCTCCCCGTCAAAGACACCGCGCCGGTCGAGCGTCAGCTCCTCCGCGATGTCGTGTACAACCGTCTCTACGACGGCATCCTCGACGGCACCCTGGAACCGGGTGAGACCCTCCTCGACGAGAAGCTGACCGCCTGGCTCGGCGTCTCCCGCACCCCGATCCGCGAAGCGCTGATGAAGCTCGCCGAGATCGGACTCGTCGAGATGGCCCCGAACCGGTACACCCGCGTCGCGCCGATCGACATGCGCGCAATCGACGAGGCCGTCTACATCTCCGGGCTCCTGCACGAGCGTGCGGCGCGCAACGCGGTCCCCGCGCTCGACAACGCGGCGGTCTCACGGCTCGACAAGCTGGCCAAGGAGGCGAAGAAGCTCGCCAAGTCCGGCGACCTCCCCGCACTCGGGCACGCGCTCAACGAGTTCTTCCTCGAATTCGAGCGGAACACCGGCAACGATGTCCTGGTGAGCGTGAGCGAGGGCCTCAGCCCGCAGCTGCTGCGCTACATCAGCGTCTGGCAGCGCCCGTTCGACACCGACGACCTCCCCGCGCGCATCGCGGAGATCGCGGCGGCGGCGAAGGAGCGCGACGGCGAGAAGGCCGGCGACCTGGTCAAGGCCCTCTACGCCCCGTCGCACGCCCAGTTCCTCGCGGACTACCGCCGCACGGACGCCGAGATCGACGACACCCCCATCGTCTAG
- a CDS encoding GntR family transcriptional regulator, protein MPVPITETVSPRRLIRDEVFLRLLDAIVDGDLTPGEQLYDAEIEKWVGVSRTPVREALNQLASMGLVEIMPQKRTRVTPIDTVRLRGLIETVGTLLHGVVRDSTALLTDDDKATLRDFAARATSGDDLGALIRDKSFADDFINVYVRRLDNKTVARLLNRHLPEIRRALIAAPSTSAFEASLPYLTTIVEASVAGNADKAATAVDGYWSEALAQLVDEFAALEKKEN, encoded by the coding sequence ATGCCTGTACCCATTACCGAGACCGTCAGCCCACGACGGCTCATCAGAGACGAAGTTTTCCTTCGCCTGCTCGACGCGATCGTCGACGGCGATCTCACCCCCGGCGAGCAGCTCTACGACGCTGAGATCGAGAAGTGGGTCGGGGTGTCCCGCACTCCGGTGCGCGAGGCGCTGAACCAGCTCGCGTCCATGGGCCTCGTCGAGATCATGCCGCAGAAGCGCACGCGCGTCACCCCGATCGACACCGTCCGCCTGCGCGGGCTCATCGAAACGGTCGGCACGCTCCTCCACGGCGTCGTCCGCGACTCCACCGCCCTCCTCACCGACGACGACAAGGCCACGCTGCGCGACTTCGCCGCCAGGGCCACCAGCGGAGACGACCTCGGGGCGCTCATCCGGGACAAGTCGTTCGCCGACGACTTCATCAACGTCTACGTGCGCAGGCTCGACAACAAGACCGTCGCCCGCCTGCTCAACCGTCACCTTCCCGAGATCCGCCGGGCGCTCATCGCGGCCCCGAGCACCAGCGCCTTCGAGGCGAGCCTGCCGTACCTCACCACGATCGTGGAGGCGTCCGTCGCCGGCAACGCCGACAAAGCGGCCACCGCCGTGGACGGCTACTGGTCCGAAGCACTCGCTCAGCTCGTCGACGAGTTCGCCGCGCTCGAGAAGAAGGAGAACTGA
- a CDS encoding SHOCT domain-containing protein produces MWNNFWNVIWLIFWAFAFIAYLFALFAIIGDLFRDRALNGWWKALWVIFLIFLPFLTALVYLIARGRGMAERQARDVQQTQSQADDYIRQVASASPADDIAKAKQLLDQGVISAGEFDALKAKALGNKF; encoded by the coding sequence ATGTGGAACAACTTCTGGAACGTCATTTGGCTCATCTTCTGGGCCTTCGCGTTCATCGCATACCTGTTCGCACTGTTCGCGATCATCGGTGACCTGTTCCGCGACCGCGCGCTGAACGGCTGGTGGAAAGCGCTCTGGGTCATCTTCCTGATCTTCCTGCCCTTCCTCACGGCGCTCGTCTACCTGATCGCGCGCGGCCGCGGCATGGCGGAGCGCCAGGCACGGGACGTGCAGCAGACTCAGTCGCAGGCGGACGACTACATCCGGCAGGTCGCCTCCGCCTCCCCCGCCGACGACATCGCCAAGGCCAAGCAGCTGCTCGACCAGGGCGTCATCAGCGCCGGAGAGTTCGACGCGCTCAAAGCGAAGGCGCTCGGCAACAAGTTCTGA
- a CDS encoding thioesterase domain-containing protein, with product MLPQIPPHTWRGRSAAATALFVLWLVVGVPVAVAAGLVLLVLGVAVAVVALVVWLLWAGIAWVWFAIVLAERIPYPFRLLPPKTRRSRRLAGSSLYLQLAPRLVGGVARLAGVLFGPLLLATSIAGLFSARWRARPYLAVFTLPAVLRKVVNLGRRRGLLRDGHDADILRYDAFLSGAFPHILDFLDWWRDPQAPREYTPSPGLVDVPAGLLGLDLQPYPDPLGYPGLAAGALRRHSIRSLREVFLSQREIDDLCDPDLDDRADVGLIRVASRVDAHGLRHWIVQFPSTKSWHPRAGAAPNDLTADLVIGAEQEPTATRAAIATMLHAGIRPGEPVLLAGFSLGGMVAAQVADRATRAGLTVAHLVVAGTPLGRVHIPDGVRVLAIEHVLDIVPRIDGRENPVRPPLSAQGTDRFVTVKAGPLLPVGFRLGALHQSTAYADTAKAIEEQSPDALVASMLDELAVYFGQGQTVVDHAMLRTGGLGPQPSVPFYLHSTVQEGITRGTLRQTLRRIPGVIAVDVYQSRAGFATTILWNADVLVRSLKPWFTTVERFAVYRGLLSLLKRRRAVGIHFRLQAKETPGVTWEATVQQMADGQWREILDVSFDDAAAEAEFEDAFPGGAAPTVVFYPPSAFDPVVDASRR from the coding sequence ATGCTGCCGCAGATCCCACCGCACACGTGGCGCGGCAGGAGCGCTGCTGCGACAGCGCTGTTCGTCCTCTGGCTGGTGGTCGGGGTGCCGGTGGCCGTGGCCGCCGGGCTCGTGCTACTGGTGCTCGGTGTGGCGGTCGCCGTGGTCGCGCTGGTCGTCTGGCTGCTCTGGGCGGGGATCGCGTGGGTGTGGTTCGCGATCGTGCTTGCGGAGCGCATCCCGTACCCGTTCCGGCTGCTGCCGCCGAAGACCCGCCGGTCGCGTCGGCTCGCGGGCAGCTCGCTCTACCTGCAGCTCGCTCCGCGGCTCGTCGGCGGCGTCGCGCGTCTCGCCGGGGTGCTGTTCGGACCGCTGCTGCTGGCGACGAGCATCGCCGGGCTGTTCTCCGCGCGCTGGCGTGCCCGCCCGTACCTCGCGGTGTTCACGCTTCCCGCCGTGCTGCGCAAGGTGGTGAATCTGGGGCGCAGACGCGGGCTGCTGCGCGACGGCCACGACGCGGACATCCTCCGCTACGACGCCTTCCTCTCGGGGGCGTTCCCGCACATCCTGGACTTCCTCGACTGGTGGCGCGACCCGCAGGCGCCCCGCGAGTACACGCCGTCTCCGGGGCTGGTGGATGTGCCGGCGGGACTCCTCGGCCTCGACCTCCAGCCGTATCCCGACCCGCTCGGCTATCCGGGGCTGGCCGCCGGCGCGCTCCGCCGCCACAGCATCCGGAGTCTGCGCGAGGTGTTCCTCAGCCAGCGTGAGATCGACGACCTCTGCGACCCCGACCTCGACGACCGGGCGGACGTGGGCCTCATCCGTGTGGCGAGCCGGGTGGATGCGCACGGGCTGCGGCACTGGATCGTCCAGTTCCCGAGCACCAAGTCCTGGCACCCGCGTGCCGGCGCCGCCCCCAACGACCTCACCGCCGATCTCGTGATCGGCGCAGAGCAGGAGCCGACCGCCACCCGCGCCGCCATCGCGACGATGCTGCATGCGGGCATCCGACCGGGCGAGCCCGTGTTGCTCGCCGGGTTCAGCCTCGGTGGCATGGTGGCGGCGCAGGTTGCCGACCGTGCGACCCGCGCCGGCCTCACCGTGGCGCATCTCGTGGTGGCGGGCACCCCGCTCGGGCGGGTGCACATCCCGGACGGTGTTCGGGTGCTCGCCATCGAGCACGTGCTCGACATCGTCCCGCGCATCGACGGCAGGGAGAACCCGGTGCGCCCGCCGCTCTCCGCGCAGGGGACGGACCGCTTCGTCACGGTGAAGGCCGGCCCGCTGCTCCCCGTCGGCTTCCGGCTCGGCGCGCTGCACCAGTCGACGGCGTACGCGGATACGGCGAAAGCCATCGAGGAGCAGTCACCGGATGCGCTCGTCGCGTCCATGCTCGACGAGCTCGCGGTGTACTTCGGCCAGGGCCAAACCGTCGTCGACCACGCCATGCTGCGCACGGGCGGCCTCGGTCCGCAGCCGTCCGTGCCGTTCTACCTGCACAGCACGGTGCAGGAGGGGATCACGCGCGGGACGCTTCGCCAGACCCTCCGGCGCATCCCGGGTGTTATCGCCGTCGACGTCTACCAGTCGCGGGCGGGGTTCGCCACGACGATCCTCTGGAACGCCGACGTGCTCGTGCGCAGCCTGAAGCCGTGGTTCACCACGGTGGAGCGGTTCGCCGTCTACCGCGGCCTGCTGTCGCTCCTGAAGCGCCGCAGGGCGGTGGGCATCCACTTCCGGCTGCAGGCGAAGGAGACGCCGGGGGTCACCTGGGAGGCTACGGTGCAGCAGATGGCGGACGGGCAGTGGAGGGAGATCCTCGACGTCTCGTTCGACGACGCTGCTGCAGAGGCGGAGTTCGAGGATGCGTTCCCCGGCGGAGCGGCGCCGACGGTCGTGTTCTACCCTCCCTCGGCGTTCGACCCTGTCGTGGACGCATCCCGTCGCTGA
- a CDS encoding polyphosphate kinase 2 family protein, with amino-acid sequence MGREGYWTTDPKDALRVGPGFRLDAQDAAAKPGFDGHKSDGELALAEGAGILADLQERLYAAGTVGDKRSLLLVLQAMDTAGKGGIVSHVVGAVNPGGVRYAGFKKPTPEELAHDFLWRVDREVPSAGQLGVFDRSHYEDVLIGRVRQLAPADEIERRYGAINGFEEELRESGTTIVKVMLHLSKDEQRARLADRLERPEKHWKYNPGDVDERQLWDEYQAAYQVVFDRTSTEGAPWYVVPADRKWYARLAVQHLLIDALEGMNLDWPAPEYDVEEEKRRLAAS; translated from the coding sequence GTGGGTCGTGAAGGGTACTGGACGACGGACCCGAAGGACGCGTTGCGCGTCGGTCCCGGTTTCCGGCTGGACGCTCAGGATGCGGCGGCGAAGCCCGGGTTCGACGGGCACAAGTCCGACGGGGAGTTGGCGCTCGCCGAGGGGGCCGGGATCCTCGCCGACCTCCAGGAGCGGCTGTACGCGGCGGGCACCGTCGGCGACAAGCGCAGCCTGCTGCTCGTCCTGCAGGCGATGGATACGGCGGGCAAGGGCGGCATCGTCTCCCACGTCGTCGGGGCGGTCAACCCCGGCGGGGTGCGGTACGCCGGGTTCAAGAAGCCGACGCCGGAAGAGCTGGCGCACGACTTCCTCTGGCGCGTGGACCGCGAGGTGCCGTCCGCGGGCCAGCTCGGGGTCTTCGACCGCTCGCACTACGAGGACGTGCTGATCGGGCGGGTGCGGCAACTGGCCCCCGCCGACGAGATCGAGCGGCGCTACGGCGCGATCAACGGCTTCGAGGAGGAGCTGCGGGAGAGCGGGACCACGATCGTGAAGGTGATGCTGCACCTCAGCAAGGACGAGCAGCGCGCCCGCCTGGCCGACCGGCTGGAGCGGCCGGAGAAGCACTGGAAGTACAACCCGGGCGACGTGGACGAGCGGCAACTCTGGGACGAGTATCAGGCGGCGTACCAGGTGGTCTTCGACCGCACCTCGACGGAGGGCGCTCCGTGGTACGTGGTTCCCGCCGATCGCAAATGGTATGCCCGGCTGGCGGTGCAACACCTGCTCATCGATGCCCTGGAAGGCATGAACCTCGACTGGCCAGCGCCCGAATACGACGTGGAGGAGGAGAAGAGGAGGCTCGCGGCGTCCTGA
- a CDS encoding chorismate-binding protein — protein sequence MTATATTPRTSSATALLVETTPIDDVRQLIPFLDARHPLLWLRKGEGMAGIGEALRLEFSGNDRMRAAAAAWREVVSQASVTDAVGKPGTGLVAFGTFAFADDSTATSVLIVPEFVIGRRDGRSWITRIRPADDADGDGTGTGAQGAGAAASRLPRPTPFGDEYRLTLLPGSLGKEGYRAAVQAAVDRIRHGDLRKVVLARDLTGHLPHESDVRRALVELALGYPECWTFAVDGLVGSSPETLVRVDHGTVSARVLAGTISRGADSVSDHDAAVTLASSTKDQDEHRYAVSSVVDALREHSADLAASDLPFTLKLPNLWHLATDVQGTLSDGSSSLDLVDALHPTAAVAGTPTRDAMDVIHELEPFDRGRYAGPVGWVGGDGDGEWAIALRCAQVSESGDITAYAGAGIVADSVPERELVETTMKFRPVVEAFG from the coding sequence GTGACAGCAACAGCGACCACGCCCCGGACATCGAGCGCAACGGCACTCCTGGTCGAGACCACCCCCATCGACGACGTTCGTCAGCTCATCCCTTTCCTCGACGCCAGGCACCCGCTGCTGTGGCTCCGCAAGGGAGAAGGAATGGCGGGCATCGGCGAGGCGCTGCGGCTCGAATTCTCCGGCAACGACCGGATGCGCGCTGCCGCCGCCGCGTGGAGAGAGGTCGTCTCGCAGGCGTCCGTCACCGACGCCGTCGGCAAGCCGGGCACCGGGCTGGTCGCGTTCGGCACGTTCGCCTTCGCCGATGACAGCACGGCGACGAGCGTGCTGATCGTGCCCGAATTCGTGATCGGCCGCCGTGACGGGCGCAGCTGGATCACGCGCATCCGTCCGGCAGACGACGCAGACGGCGACGGCACCGGCACCGGCGCACAGGGCGCTGGCGCAGCTGCGTCGCGCCTCCCCCGCCCCACTCCGTTCGGTGACGAGTACCGCCTCACCCTGCTTCCCGGTTCGCTCGGCAAGGAGGGCTACCGCGCCGCCGTGCAGGCTGCCGTCGACCGCATCCGGCACGGCGACCTGCGCAAGGTCGTGCTCGCCCGCGACCTCACCGGCCACCTCCCGCACGAGTCCGACGTGCGCCGCGCGCTGGTCGAGCTGGCCCTCGGCTACCCGGAGTGCTGGACGTTCGCTGTCGACGGCCTCGTCGGCTCCTCTCCGGAGACCCTGGTGCGCGTCGACCACGGCACCGTCAGCGCACGCGTGCTCGCCGGCACCATCTCCCGCGGGGCCGACAGCGTCAGCGACCACGACGCCGCCGTCACCCTGGCCAGCAGCACCAAAGACCAGGACGAGCACCGGTACGCGGTCTCGAGCGTCGTCGACGCCCTGCGTGAGCACAGCGCTGACCTCGCGGCGAGCGACCTGCCGTTCACGCTGAAGCTGCCGAACCTCTGGCATCTCGCGACCGACGTTCAGGGCACCCTGAGCGACGGGTCGAGTTCGCTCGACCTGGTCGACGCCCTGCACCCGACCGCCGCCGTCGCCGGCACCCCGACACGGGATGCGATGGACGTCATCCACGAACTCGAACCGTTCGACCGCGGCCGGTACGCCGGCCCCGTCGGCTGGGTCGGCGGAGACGGAGACGGCGAGTGGGCCATCGCGCTGCGCTGCGCTCAGGTCTCCGAATCCGGCGACATCACGGCATATGCCGGCGCCGGTATCGTCGCGGACTCCGTCCCGGAACGGGAGCTGGTCGAGACGACGATGAAGTTCCGCCCGGTGGTCGAAGCGTTCGGCTGA
- the ubiE gene encoding bifunctional demethylmenaquinone methyltransferase/2-methoxy-6-polyprenyl-1,4-benzoquinol methylase UbiE: MSKADLSKQPAQVAAMFDQVSTHYDRTNNVLSMGNAALWRVATTKAVGPRAGETILDVAAGTGTSSASLAKNGATVVAADFSEGMIEVGRRRQADNPFVRFVQADATQLPFDDDEFDAVTISFGLRNIVDPKKALAEFYRVTKPGGRVVICEFSQPPASIVRTGYSAYLRFGMPVLAKLASSNPAAYEYLMDSIEAWPSQPVLADWLREAGFEHVAYRNLTAGIVALHRGYKPRDAGGARAAEVAAPATVAVQEKPAAEKPAEKSAAGKPAAVKPATEKPATTKAATTKPTTAKAATAKPTTAKPATAKAKPTTAKPAPAKPTKPAAAKPATAKPAAAKPAATKPAATKPAAAKPAVAKPATAKPTTTKPAGSDRATGTTGASASGVPPEGE, translated from the coding sequence GTGAGTAAGGCCGACCTCAGCAAGCAGCCCGCCCAGGTCGCCGCCATGTTCGATCAGGTGTCGACGCACTACGACAGGACCAACAACGTCCTCTCGATGGGCAACGCGGCACTCTGGCGTGTGGCGACGACCAAAGCCGTCGGCCCGCGCGCCGGCGAGACCATCCTCGATGTCGCGGCGGGCACCGGCACCTCCAGCGCGTCCCTCGCGAAGAACGGTGCGACCGTCGTCGCGGCCGACTTCTCCGAAGGGATGATCGAGGTGGGGCGGCGCCGTCAGGCCGACAATCCGTTCGTCCGCTTCGTGCAGGCCGACGCCACCCAGCTTCCGTTCGACGACGACGAGTTCGACGCCGTCACCATCTCCTTCGGCCTCCGCAACATCGTCGACCCGAAGAAGGCGCTCGCCGAGTTCTACCGCGTGACCAAGCCGGGCGGACGCGTCGTGATCTGCGAGTTCTCCCAGCCGCCGGCATCCATCGTGCGCACCGGATACTCCGCATACCTGCGGTTCGGGATGCCCGTGCTGGCCAAGCTGGCGAGCTCCAACCCCGCCGCATACGAATACCTGATGGACTCCATCGAGGCGTGGCCGTCCCAGCCCGTGCTCGCCGACTGGCTGCGCGAGGCCGGGTTCGAGCACGTCGCATACCGCAACCTGACCGCCGGGATCGTCGCCCTGCACCGTGGCTACAAGCCGCGGGATGCGGGTGGAGCGCGCGCGGCGGAGGTCGCCGCTCCCGCCACGGTCGCGGTCCAAGAGAAGCCTGCGGCAGAGAAGCCCGCCGAAAAGAGCGCAGCGGGGAAGCCCGCAGCCGTCAAGCCTGCGACGGAGAAGCCCGCCACGACGAAGGCTGCAACGACGAAGCCCACGACAGCGAAGGCCGCGACGGCCAAGCCGACGACCGCGAAACCCGCAACCGCCAAGGCGAAGCCCACGACTGCGAAGCCCGCACCCGCGAAGCCCACCAAGCCCGCGGCGGCCAAGCCCGCGACGGCCAAGCCCGCGGCGGCCAAGCCCGCAGCCACCAAGCCCGCGGCCACCAAGCCCGCCGCCGCCAAACCTGCGGTCGCCAAGCCCGCCACCGCCAAGCCCACAACCACCAAGCCCGCCGGCTCCGACCGAGCGACGGGCACCACGGGGGCGTCGGCTTCCGGCGTCCCACCCGAGGGGGAGTAG
- a CDS encoding polyprenyl synthetase family protein, which translates to MPPSVPAVRRTASLSSQIGLTERIFASGQDRELAAAVDAGLALVEEGLHAEMRFADNLADVTARYLLEAGGKRVRPMLTLLTAQLGLGNTPEVLQAAEAVEITHLASLYHDDVMDDSQMRRGVPSAQFVWGNSVAVLTGDLLFARASKMVSSLGERAIQLQADTFERLCLGQLHETIGPQDGEDPVEHYIRVLEDKTGSLIAVAAQMGVVFAKAPEEYEQPVVTFGEKIGVAFQIIDDVIDLSSKGVKETGKTPGNDLRAGVATLPVLRLRELAETDQGARKLLDRLERDVIGTAEEGEITPEATAAIAALRDHEVTAHTLQEAHRWAREAVEALEPLPTGPVKKALIRFADTIVERSS; encoded by the coding sequence GTGCCACCAAGCGTCCCCGCTGTGCGGCGTACCGCGTCGCTGTCCAGCCAGATCGGTCTGACCGAGCGGATTTTCGCATCCGGTCAGGACAGGGAGCTCGCCGCCGCCGTCGATGCCGGGCTCGCGCTCGTGGAAGAGGGCCTGCACGCAGAGATGCGGTTCGCGGACAACCTCGCCGACGTCACCGCCCGCTACCTGCTCGAAGCCGGTGGCAAGCGGGTGCGCCCCATGCTGACGCTGCTCACCGCGCAGCTCGGGCTGGGGAACACCCCCGAGGTGCTGCAGGCGGCGGAGGCCGTGGAGATCACGCACCTCGCATCTCTCTACCACGACGACGTCATGGACGACTCGCAGATGCGGCGCGGGGTTCCGAGCGCGCAGTTCGTGTGGGGGAACTCCGTCGCCGTGCTGACCGGAGACCTGCTGTTCGCCCGGGCGAGCAAGATGGTGTCTTCGCTGGGCGAGCGCGCCATCCAGTTGCAGGCAGACACCTTCGAGCGGCTGTGCCTCGGGCAACTGCACGAGACCATCGGACCCCAGGACGGCGAAGACCCGGTCGAGCACTACATCCGCGTGCTCGAGGACAAGACCGGCTCGCTGATCGCCGTCGCTGCGCAGATGGGCGTGGTGTTCGCGAAGGCTCCGGAAGAGTACGAGCAGCCCGTCGTGACGTTCGGCGAGAAGATCGGCGTCGCCTTCCAGATCATCGACGACGTGATCGACCTGTCGTCGAAGGGCGTCAAGGAGACAGGCAAGACGCCGGGCAACGACCTCCGCGCCGGTGTCGCCACCCTTCCCGTGCTGCGGCTGCGCGAGCTCGCTGAGACGGACCAGGGTGCGCGCAAGCTGCTCGATCGGCTCGAACGCGATGTGATCGGCACCGCGGAGGAGGGCGAGATCACCCCGGAGGCGACTGCCGCCATCGCAGCGCTCCGCGACCACGAAGTGACCGCCCACACCCTGCAGGAAGCCCACCGCTGGGCCCGCGAGGCCGTCGAAGCGCTCGAACCGCTGCCGACCGGTCCCGTCAAGAAGGCGCTGATCCGCTTCGCGGACACCATCGTCGAACGTTCCAGCTGA